A single region of the Poecile atricapillus isolate bPoeAtr1 chromosome 25, bPoeAtr1.hap1, whole genome shotgun sequence genome encodes:
- the LOC131588210 gene encoding uncharacterized protein LOC131588210, with amino-acid sequence MAAAVPAADAEPPCGPGTPQGALRRTRSARCERGAPRRPRGQRHEGGGARRGGVGTGARGGGTECGEGARGACAARDSRARARVGAASGVAGRGRHRCEGLQSDCAGRDRGHLNPGRAAAAIFSPEPGGGGCGRCAAGLGAPDNKAQRGRSRAPGGKSPHGAGARESGEKETGERNGEEREAERSEKQRGDKSREGTEAEKGEIKAEWIDKSRGERSASPQRPQPPPPGSGEKMAAAALPGFKCPRSRPAQPLWSPSHLCRPRPAHLRRLRPAHALCCHELRTRPVPPPLAPVPTPPLPGPAPLVPRSRGRAGAPSPQREPPPPSRARNRSRARDRSRARNRSRTRDRSRVRGRLDPPDGG; translated from the exons atggcggcggcggttcccgcTGCGGACGCGGAGCCCCCGTGTGGGCCCGGGACCCCGCAGGGCGCCCTCCGGCGGACACGGAGCGCCCGGTGCGAACGCGGCGCCCCCCGGCGGCCTCGGGGACAGCGGCACgaggggggcggggccaggagGGGAGGGGTCGGCACAGGTGCGAGGGGCGGGGGCACAGAGTGCGGGGAGGGCGCACGGGGCGCGTGCGCAGCTCGGGACAGCAGAGCGCGTGCGCGGGTCGGGGCCGCCTCAGGTgtggcggggcggggccggcacaGGTGCGAGGGGCTCCAGAGCGACTGCGCGGGGCGGGACCGAGGGCATTTAAACCCCGGAAGGGCGGCGGCCGCCATTTTCTCCCCAGAGCCGGGAGGAGGTGGCTGCGGCCGCTGCG ccgcggggctcggggcgccgGATAATAAAGCCCAGAGGGGCCGGAGCCGCGCCCCCGGCGGGAAATCCCCTCacggggccggagcccgcg AGAGTGGAGAGAAGGAGACGGGAGAGAGAAAcggagaggagagagaagcagaaaggaGCGAAAAGCAGAGGGGAGATAAaagcagagaggggacagaagcagagaaaggagagataaaagcagaatGGATAGATaaaagcagaggagagagaagcGCCTCACCGCAGCGGCCGCAGCCGCCTCCTCCCGGCTCTGGGGAGAAAATGGCGGCCGCCGCCCTTCCGGGGTTTAAATGCCCTCGgtcccgccccgcgcagccgctcTGGAGCCCCTCGCACCtgtgccggccccgccccgcacACCTGAGGCGGCTCCGACCCGCGCACGCGCTCTGCTGTCACGAGCTGCGCACGCGCcccgtgcccccgcccctcgCACCTGTGCcgacccctcccctccctggccccgcccccctcGTGCCGCggtcccggggccgggcgggggcgcCGAGTCCGCAacgggaaccgccgccgccatcgCGGGCCCGGAACCGATCCCGGgcccgagaccgatcccgggcCCGGAaccgatcccggacccgagaccgatcccgggTCCGAGGccgcctcgatccgcccgatgggggATAG